Genomic segment of Candidatus Bathyarchaeota archaeon:
CGTGAAGAATGGAGGTGGCTTAATAATCGAGACTGGTTACTCTCCTGATGGGAACGCGTCCTTTATACCCCCTCCATGCCCGGTTGAAATGACGAGAAAAACTGACTTTGGCAAGGAGTGGCATTTCACCTACGTTGACAGCCCAGTAACGGATGGAATCAATTTCACATCATTTTCTCCCGCGGTCTATGGCGACCACGCTTGGGGCGTTTCAGCCTCATACAATGAAAGCGTTCGCCTATGGGCTAGGACTATACTCTGGAACAAAGGACATCCACTCGTCGTTATTGGCGATTACGGAAAAGGCCGCGTCGTCTGGTCCGGTCTGAACCTGCCCTACCACATTATCAACTACAAAAACTATTGGGAGTCGCTGTTCCTATCCAAGATAATTGACTGGGCTGCACAGGCACCTAAGAAGAGGACTACAACCGTCGACTACACGGTGAACCGCCCTAACCCTGAAAAGATCATAGTGACCGTCAGCAATGAAGCGAATGGCATTCTGTTTAAGGAGTGCCACTTCAAGAATTGGTACGCATATTTAATTGACCATGAAGGAAAAAGACAAAACCTACCTATCTATAAGGCTGGTCCATACTTCATGTATGTGCGCGTGCCAAGTGATATTAAATTACCCATTAAAGTCTTTTTTGAGTACGGTTGGGAATGGGAAGAGATATCCGGAGGTATAATTAGCATGATAACCTTCGTAATTTTAGTGATGTACGCTACTGGGCTTCCAGTGGATAAACCAGCTAAATATTTGGTTAAAAGACTGAAGAAGTCGGCTCAGAAGGTAGGTGGATGGTGGTATGAAGAGTAAAGAGTCGGATATTATCATGTCAAGTGCCGGTGCTATGGAAGGATGCAAGATGGAGTTGAAGCAGATTTACAACAAATGGTACTTTGAACGTAAATACAGGTATTCAAAGAAGAAGAACGCCATTCAACATCACTATTTTAGCATGCTTGTATGGGCGAACAGGCACTCACCTTGGAATCTATTAAATGGATGTGGGAAAAAGGCATTAGACATTGGCTGTGCTTATGGCTTCATCACTGATCTACTTAGTAGGTTGGGATATGAAGCCATAGGAATAGATGTCTCAAAGTATGCTGTCATGAGAGGGGGAGAATTTGGCATGAAGGATTTACTTGTATCTGACGTTTCACATCCGCCGTTCAAAGCCATGTCCTTCGATCTGATAACATGCTTTGAAGTACTTGAGCATTTACCAGATCCTACTTCCGCATTAACTGGCATTTACGAGCTTCTTGATTCACAAGGAATTTTCCTCGCCATAACACCTAGCGTAGGCAGTGTGGCTACTGCCATCGGCGTATTATCCCGAGAAAACCCCTCCATCCACCCATCCGTTAAGCCTCCAAACGAGTGGATTGAAACCTTATCAAACCTCCAATTTTCGAGGATTAAGCTTGAGCCTTTCCTATTGCTACCGATGCCTCCAACGTTACTTAACAGGTACTTCATGGTTAAACGTACTTCACGTTTTGCAAGCCATGTTAGAATTCTCGCCATAAAGCCTTCAGCGGAGGAGAACAGGTAATGCAAAGTGGGGTTCTGTTGGACGCCCTTCTAAGCAATGTTAGGAATTTACCGTTTAACCTCGAATTCGCTGTAACGAATAAATGCAATCTGAGGTGCGTGCAATGCAATGTTTGGCGATATTATAACGAGGACCCTGAAAAATCTCGAGAAGAGTTAACGGTGGAAGAGATCGAAAATATATTTTCATCATATAACGGCTTTAGCATGATCGGCATCACCGGTGGTGAGCCGTTTTTAAGAGAAGACTTGCCCGAAATAGTCAGCGTCATAAGCCGAACCCAGAGAAAGTTAAGGATGCTGTTTATAACAACTAATGGGCAACTTCCTGAAACGACTGAAAGAAAGCTCCGAGAAATTTTAGAGAATAGAGATGCCAATGGACGCAGATTTAGATTAGTGCAGCTAGTTAGTTTAGATGGTCCTAGAAACCTGCATAATTACATCCGCAGCAATGAGAAGGCATATGATAGAGTCATCAACACCATTAAATTGCTGTCCGAGTTAAGGTCTGTTTATGATATTTTCGATCTAGGAACAGTGACTGTTTGCTCTCCATTTAACATCGATAAATTTGATGAAGTGATTAGCGAGATTGCAAAATTAAAGAATGAATATGATCTGGAGCCTAGCTTCTGCGTGTGGTTCAAGGGCCGATTATACAAGAACATAAAAAGCCAAGAAGACGTTGA
This window contains:
- a CDS encoding class I SAM-dependent methyltransferase, encoding MKSKESDIIMSSAGAMEGCKMELKQIYNKWYFERKYRYSKKKNAIQHHYFSMLVWANRHSPWNLLNGCGKKALDIGCAYGFITDLLSRLGYEAIGIDVSKYAVMRGGEFGMKDLLVSDVSHPPFKAMSFDLITCFEVLEHLPDPTSALTGIYELLDSQGIFLAITPSVGSVATAIGVLSRENPSIHPSVKPPNEWIETLSNLQFSRIKLEPFLLLPMPPTLLNRYFMVKRTSRFASHVRILAIKPSAEENR
- a CDS encoding radical SAM protein: MQSGVLLDALLSNVRNLPFNLEFAVTNKCNLRCVQCNVWRYYNEDPEKSREELTVEEIENIFSSYNGFSMIGITGGEPFLREDLPEIVSVISRTQRKLRMLFITTNGQLPETTERKLREILENRDANGRRFRLVQLVSLDGPRNLHNYIRSNEKAYDRVINTIKLLSELRSVYDIFDLGTVTVCSPFNIDKFDEVISEIAKLKNEYDLEPSFCVWFKGRLYKNIKSQEDVEKFRRKLIDLIPEIKGVVKKRKSLLSTGRCVFYDLLNSWLENPTKQVVPCGAAKVRYVLDTYGNVYPCTIFNAAIGNLRHYNYSLIELFSSNRRRKVRLLVEREGCPICCNTCETIPAMMAYPLHTLIKWINSSALGFNRPHDSRKECKTQRCFL